A stretch of the Rhizomicrobium sp. genome encodes the following:
- a CDS encoding HD domain-containing protein, which produces MPIAKFTRMDAGDAEDFRLVADLFDVSRCVTGHVDALFDQLKTLLGDPIGYRIDRFQHSLQSATRALHDGRSESYVAAALLHDIGDTLAPHNHGDISAAILRPYVDEEMHFIVAHHAVFQGYYYWHLDGRDRDRDARERYRGHPHFAATAEFCEKYDQCSFDPDYPTLPLHAFDALVRRVFARPREWAS; this is translated from the coding sequence ATGCCGATCGCCAAATTCACCCGAATGGATGCGGGCGATGCGGAGGATTTCCGCCTGGTCGCCGATCTGTTCGACGTCTCGCGCTGTGTGACCGGACATGTCGACGCCCTTTTCGACCAGCTCAAGACCCTGCTGGGCGATCCGATCGGATATCGCATAGACCGGTTCCAGCACTCCCTGCAATCGGCGACCCGGGCGCTCCACGACGGGCGCAGCGAATCCTATGTCGCGGCGGCGCTCCTGCACGATATCGGCGACACGCTGGCGCCCCACAACCACGGCGACATCTCCGCCGCGATCCTGCGGCCCTATGTCGATGAAGAGATGCATTTCATCGTCGCGCATCACGCCGTGTTCCAGGGCTATTACTATTGGCATCTCGACGGCCGGGACCGCGATCGCGACGCGCGCGAACGCTATCGTGGCCATCCCCATTTCGCCGCGACGGCGGAATTCTGCGAGAAATACGACCAGTGCTCGTTCGATCCGGATTACCCGACGCTGCCGCTGCATGCCTTCGATGCGCTGGTGCGGCGGGTCTTCGCCAGGCCGCGCGAATGGGCGTCGTGA
- a CDS encoding citryl-CoA lyase has product MRIGKQDNPFTAISTADAASITIRGRDLCSELIGKIDFIDYFFLLLMGKEPTETQRFFVNALLVSIAEHGLVPSVQAARMTFAAAPEAIQGAVAAGLLGSGSVVLGSAETAGYFLHDLVEAAKDRKATDVAAERVRKMRKTKTAIPGFGHPQHSGGDPRANVLLGLAKQHGLDGPYLGMLQTVAEILPEALGRPLPININGAIPAILLEIGFPLTALKSISILARTAGLLAHLQEEAQRPIGFILSNAAADAISYDGAKAR; this is encoded by the coding sequence ATGCGTATCGGCAAGCAGGACAATCCTTTCACGGCGATCTCCACCGCCGATGCCGCCTCGATCACCATCCGCGGCCGCGACCTGTGCAGCGAGCTGATCGGCAAGATCGATTTCATCGACTATTTCTTCCTCCTGCTGATGGGGAAGGAGCCGACCGAAACCCAGCGCTTCTTCGTCAACGCCCTGCTGGTGTCCATCGCCGAGCATGGGCTGGTGCCGAGCGTCCAGGCCGCGCGCATGACCTTCGCCGCGGCGCCCGAGGCGATCCAGGGCGCCGTCGCGGCCGGCCTCCTGGGCTCGGGCTCCGTCGTGCTCGGCAGCGCGGAGACCGCCGGCTATTTCCTGCACGATCTCGTCGAGGCCGCGAAGGACCGGAAGGCTACAGATGTTGCGGCGGAGCGCGTGCGGAAGATGCGCAAGACCAAGACGGCGATTCCCGGCTTCGGCCATCCGCAGCATTCCGGCGGCGATCCGCGTGCGAATGTCTTGCTGGGCCTCGCGAAGCAGCATGGGCTCGACGGTCCCTATCTGGGCATGCTGCAGACCGTGGCGGAGATTCTGCCCGAAGCGCTGGGCCGGCCCTTGCCGATCAACATCAACGGCGCGATCCCCGCGATCCTGCTCGAGATCGGCTTCCCGCTCACCGCGCTCAAGAGCATCTCCATCCTCGCCCGCACTGCGGGCCTGCTCGCCCATCTCCAGGAAGAGGCACAGCGCCCGATCGGCTTCATCCTGTCGAATGCCGCGGCGGACGCGATCTCCTATGATGGCGCGAAGGCACGATGA
- a CDS encoding CoA transferase has translation MTKVLDDVRVLEMGTFITGPAAGMILADMGADVIKLERPKTGDPFRAFNGGLYSPHFQTYNRNKRSLTVDTRNAADLALLDELVANADVFIQNFRPGVAEDLNVGCARLQAINPGLIYCGISGFGHDGPDAERPAYDTVAQAASGWLRLLINPKNPRVVGPAIADAVTGFYAAFGILGALHEREKTKRGRRIDISMLEAMCHFNLDDFTHYFSQNEIMGPYSRPSVSQSYVFECADGKWVALHMSSPEKFWEGLATAIDRPDLFADPRFADRPSRIKHQDDLIALMTPIFKAKSRAEWCARLDGQGVPFSPVYDSSEALQDRQARHLGIQVEGHHPTMGTFRTVRFPVNFDGRHAEDVLPPPTLGEHDSAIRAQAGRLWRRDGAAE, from the coding sequence ATGACCAAAGTCCTCGACGACGTGCGGGTCCTGGAAATGGGTACCTTCATCACCGGCCCCGCCGCCGGGATGATCCTGGCCGACATGGGCGCCGACGTCATCAAGCTCGAGCGGCCGAAGACCGGCGACCCGTTCCGCGCCTTCAACGGCGGCCTCTACAGCCCGCATTTCCAGACCTACAACCGCAACAAGCGCAGCCTGACGGTCGATACGCGGAACGCGGCAGACCTCGCGCTGCTGGACGAGCTGGTCGCCAACGCCGACGTCTTCATCCAGAATTTCCGTCCCGGCGTCGCCGAGGACCTGAATGTCGGATGCGCGCGGCTGCAGGCGATCAATCCCGGCCTCATCTATTGCGGCATCTCGGGCTTCGGCCATGACGGGCCGGATGCGGAGCGGCCGGCTTATGATACCGTGGCGCAGGCGGCGAGCGGCTGGCTTCGCCTGCTGATCAATCCGAAGAACCCGCGCGTCGTCGGGCCGGCGATCGCCGACGCGGTGACCGGATTCTATGCCGCGTTCGGCATCCTGGGCGCGCTGCACGAGCGCGAGAAAACCAAGCGGGGCAGGCGAATCGACATCTCGATGCTCGAGGCCATGTGCCATTTCAACCTCGACGACTTCACGCATTACTTCTCGCAGAACGAGATCATGGGACCGTATAGCCGGCCCAGCGTCTCGCAATCCTATGTCTTCGAATGCGCCGACGGGAAATGGGTGGCGCTGCACATGTCCTCGCCCGAGAAATTCTGGGAAGGGCTCGCGACCGCCATCGACCGCCCGGACCTGTTCGCGGATCCGCGCTTCGCCGACCGCCCCAGCCGCATCAAGCACCAGGACGACCTGATCGCGCTGATGACCCCGATCTTCAAGGCGAAGAGCCGCGCCGAATGGTGTGCGCGGCTGGACGGCCAAGGCGTGCCCTTCTCGCCGGTCTACGATTCGAGCGAAGCCCTCCAGGACCGCCAGGCGCGGCATCTCGGAATCCAGGTTGAAGGCCATCACCCCACCATGGGCACCTTCCGCACCGTGCGCTTCCCGGTGAATTTCGACGGCCGTCATGCCGAGGACGTCCTGCCGCCGCCCACGCTGGGCGAGCACGACTCGGCCATCCGGGCGCAGGCCGGCCGGCTGTGGCGCCGCGACGGTGCAGCGGAATAG
- the glk gene encoding glucokinase: MSGAAEDTVLVGDIGGTHARFAVVNMSTSPWQIDHRSDIEATASTFAPSLRSYLDQAGLAALPPAIALAVAGPVHDGQVVLTNRGWRIAEGDLREMGFHQALLINDFVALAFSVATLGPHDFRTIGPDVAGLAGEPISVLGAGTGFGVSCLARFHGRAVPIATEGGHAGFAPGNAQEVAVLGILARRFGYVSIERILSGPGMENLYGALAELGGRRPASLSAPDIVARRADDPDCRDAVDMFCGIYGAVAGDFALSYGARGGVYVAGGIALKIEAILEASAFRARFESKGRFSDYVKAIPTRLILSEDTAFLGAANASREFRDVTV, from the coding sequence ATGAGCGGCGCGGCCGAAGACACGGTGCTGGTCGGCGATATCGGGGGGACACATGCCCGCTTCGCGGTCGTGAACATGTCTACGTCGCCCTGGCAGATCGACCATCGGAGCGACATCGAAGCAACGGCTTCCACATTCGCTCCGTCGTTGCGCTCCTATCTCGATCAGGCTGGACTGGCGGCTCTGCCGCCGGCAATCGCTCTTGCGGTGGCCGGCCCCGTCCATGACGGCCAGGTGGTGCTTACAAACCGCGGGTGGCGGATCGCGGAAGGGGACCTTCGCGAGATGGGCTTCCACCAGGCCTTGTTGATCAACGACTTCGTGGCGCTGGCGTTCTCCGTCGCGACGCTTGGACCGCACGACTTCCGCACGATCGGCCCTGATGTGGCCGGACTGGCGGGCGAGCCGATCTCCGTCCTCGGCGCCGGGACCGGTTTCGGCGTGTCCTGCCTGGCGCGCTTCCACGGCCGCGCCGTTCCGATCGCGACCGAAGGCGGCCATGCCGGCTTCGCCCCGGGCAATGCACAGGAAGTCGCCGTGCTGGGGATCCTCGCCCGCCGTTTTGGCTATGTCTCGATCGAACGCATTCTGTCGGGTCCGGGAATGGAAAATCTCTATGGCGCACTCGCCGAACTCGGCGGACGCAGGCCTGCGTCCCTGAGCGCGCCCGACATCGTCGCCCGCCGGGCGGACGATCCCGACTGCCGGGATGCGGTCGATATGTTTTGCGGGATCTATGGCGCGGTGGCGGGCGATTTCGCGCTCTCCTATGGCGCCCGCGGCGGCGTCTACGTGGCGGGCGGTATCGCGCTCAAGATCGAAGCGATCCTCGAAGCCAGCGCCTTCCGGGCCCGCTTCGAAAGCAAGGGCCGCTTTTCCGACTATGTCAAAGCCATCCCGACCCGGCTGATCCTGAGCGAAGACACGGCGTTCCTCGGCGCGGCAAACGCCAGCCGCGAATTCCGCGACGTCACGGTATAG
- a CDS encoding VOC family protein translates to MTGQATLPSRLHHTAYVTRDMEATRKFYEEVIGLPLIATWSESDELFGAMRTYCHCFFGLGDGGALAFFQFDKPEDQEQFGPKMPFSPFHHIALNVDAETQKAIEGRIQAAGYKEPESYVLEHGYCRSVYVTDPNGMILEFTFDAPNATLINEVRRKKAHEELWNWLKGDHTSNNTYR, encoded by the coding sequence ATGACCGGCCAAGCAACGCTCCCCAGTCGGCTGCATCACACCGCCTATGTCACGCGCGACATGGAGGCGACGCGGAAATTCTACGAAGAGGTGATCGGCCTGCCGCTGATCGCGACCTGGAGCGAATCCGACGAGTTGTTCGGTGCGATGCGCACCTATTGCCACTGCTTCTTCGGCCTCGGCGACGGCGGCGCGCTCGCCTTCTTCCAGTTCGACAAGCCCGAGGACCAGGAGCAGTTCGGCCCCAAGATGCCGTTCTCGCCCTTCCACCATATCGCGCTCAACGTCGATGCCGAGACCCAAAAGGCCATCGAGGGCCGCATCCAGGCCGCCGGCTACAAGGAGCCGGAATCCTATGTGCTCGAGCATGGCTATTGCCGCTCGGTCTATGTCACCGATCCCAACGGCATGATCCTCGAATTTACCTTCGACGCGCCCAATGCCACACTGATCAACGAGGTGCGCCGCAAGAAGGCGCATGAGGAATTGTGGAACTGGCTCAAGGGCGATCACACCTCCAACAACACCTACCGGTAG
- a CDS encoding pyridoxamine 5'-phosphate oxidase family protein, with amino-acid sequence MATIPKKIWPLIDGAFPTHTCLIGTVLADGFAQITPRGSAQVYDGEHISLWERGRGSTAAQMADGTKATVFFFDLSKRDMLPIGGLARLYGTATVHKSGPVYDKVWERLIEPEKNSDPEKKGWAVLIKIDRSEDLLGQPITD; translated from the coding sequence ATGGCGACGATTCCCAAGAAGATATGGCCGCTGATAGACGGGGCTTTTCCGACCCATACCTGCCTGATCGGCACCGTGCTCGCCGACGGCTTCGCGCAGATTACGCCGCGCGGCAGCGCGCAGGTCTATGACGGCGAGCACATCTCGCTGTGGGAGCGCGGCCGTGGCTCGACCGCCGCGCAGATGGCCGACGGCACCAAGGCCACGGTCTTCTTCTTCGACCTCTCCAAGCGCGACATGCTGCCGATCGGCGGCCTCGCGCGGCTCTACGGCACCGCAACGGTGCACAAATCCGGACCCGTCTACGACAAGGTGTGGGAGCGCCTGATCGAGCCGGAGAAGAATTCCGATCCCGAGAAAAAGGGCTGGGCCGTGCTGATCAAGATCGACCGGTCGGAAGACCTGCTGGGGCAGCCGATCACCGATTGA
- a CDS encoding pyridoxal phosphate-dependent aminotransferase, translating into MRYKRMPIEVESPEEYGYDLIRHNLSESSVADRSLSSLGLSVPDLTLLYGEHRGSAELRALIAADGDGLSADDVLITMGAAGALFIVATTLLGPEDGLVVIRPNYATNLETPRAIGCAIAFIDLKFDNAFRIDMAELAAAITPRTRLISVTCPHNPTGTSLTRGELDALVRLARQHGCHLLVDETYRDLSFDAALPPAASLGEHVISVSSLSKAYGVPGIRAGWLITRDPGLKEKFLAAKEQMTICGSVIDEWVALEILKNREPLLAATMGEMRRRRELVAQWLADEDRLEWVKPSGGVVCFPRIRETPKGGLDAFYKRLLARHGTYVGPGHWFEMPDSYFRLGFGWPTFAELEAGLAGISRSLREE; encoded by the coding sequence ATGCGCTACAAGAGAATGCCGATCGAAGTCGAATCGCCGGAGGAATACGGCTACGACCTGATCCGCCACAACCTTTCGGAGAGCTCGGTCGCCGACCGCTCGCTCTCGTCCTTGGGGCTGTCGGTGCCGGACCTGACGCTTCTTTACGGCGAGCATCGCGGCAGCGCGGAACTCCGCGCCCTCATCGCGGCAGACGGCGACGGTCTGTCGGCCGACGACGTCCTGATCACCATGGGCGCCGCCGGCGCGCTGTTCATCGTGGCGACCACGCTGCTGGGGCCGGAGGACGGGCTGGTCGTCATCCGGCCGAACTACGCGACCAACCTGGAGACCCCGCGCGCCATCGGCTGCGCGATCGCCTTCATCGATCTGAAATTTGACAATGCCTTCCGGATCGACATGGCGGAGCTCGCCGCCGCGATCACGCCGCGCACCCGCCTGATCAGCGTGACCTGTCCGCACAACCCGACCGGCACGTCGCTTACCCGCGGCGAGCTCGACGCCCTGGTCCGTCTGGCGCGCCAGCATGGCTGCCACCTGCTGGTGGACGAGACCTACCGCGATCTGTCGTTCGACGCCGCCCTGCCGCCGGCCGCGTCGCTCGGCGAGCATGTCATCTCGGTCTCGTCGCTCTCCAAGGCGTATGGCGTGCCCGGCATCCGGGCCGGCTGGCTCATCACCCGCGATCCGGGCCTCAAGGAGAAATTCCTCGCGGCCAAGGAGCAGATGACCATCTGCGGCAGCGTGATCGACGAATGGGTCGCCCTCGAGATCCTGAAGAACCGCGAGCCGCTTCTGGCGGCGACCATGGGCGAGATGCGCCGCCGCCGCGAGCTTGTCGCGCAATGGCTGGCGGATGAGGACCGGCTGGAATGGGTGAAGCCGTCGGGCGGCGTGGTGTGCTTCCCGCGCATCCGGGAAACGCCGAAAGGCGGCTTGGACGCGTTCTACAAGCGGTTGCTCGCAAGGCATGGGACCTATGTGGGGCCGGGTCATTGGTTCGAGATGCCGGACAGCTATTTCCGGCTCGGCTTCGGCTGGCCGACCTTCGCGGAGCTGGAGGCCGGCCTCGCCGGGATATCGCGCAGCCTGCGCGAAGAATGA
- a CDS encoding cobalamin-independent methionine synthase II family protein, which yields MTLRSTDRFLTTHTGSLPRPDDLIRMMVAREEGVPVDAAALDARVRDAIGEMVRKQAEAGVDLINDGEMSKPSYATYVKDRLNGFGGTSNSFVFQDLVGFPRSQQRVFGDPGRKSRKTPGCNGPISVRDHASPKVDVENMAAATADVKTVGQFSSAASPGVISLFFRNDHYKTQEEYLYAIADAMQYEYETIADAGMTLQLDCPDLAMGRHVQYADLTLEAFRKRMRLHIEALNHAVRNIPAEKLRMHMCWGNYPGPHHCDVPFRDIIDVLDHAKPSAILFEAANPRHAHEWRMFEEIKPPKDKVLIPGVIECQSNYIEHPELVAQRIERYANLAGRENVMAGVDCGFSIHVGQGGVDPDVVWKKLAALAEGARLASKRFWH from the coding sequence GTGACCCTGCGCAGCACCGATCGCTTTCTAACCACCCATACCGGAAGCCTGCCGCGGCCGGACGACCTCATCCGCATGATGGTGGCACGGGAGGAGGGCGTGCCGGTCGACGCCGCGGCGCTCGACGCAAGGGTGCGCGATGCGATCGGCGAGATGGTGCGCAAACAGGCCGAAGCCGGCGTCGACCTCATCAATGACGGCGAGATGTCCAAGCCGAGCTATGCCACCTATGTGAAGGATCGCCTCAACGGCTTCGGCGGCACCTCCAACAGCTTCGTCTTCCAGGACCTCGTCGGCTTTCCCAGGAGCCAGCAACGCGTGTTCGGCGATCCCGGCCGCAAGAGCCGCAAGACGCCCGGCTGCAACGGGCCGATCTCGGTGCGCGACCACGCCTCGCCGAAGGTCGATGTCGAGAACATGGCGGCCGCGACGGCGGACGTGAAGACCGTGGGCCAGTTCTCCAGCGCCGCCTCGCCGGGCGTGATCTCGCTGTTCTTCCGCAACGACCACTACAAGACGCAGGAGGAGTATCTCTACGCCATCGCCGACGCGATGCAGTACGAGTACGAGACCATCGCCGATGCCGGCATGACCTTGCAGCTCGATTGCCCCGATCTCGCGATGGGCCGGCATGTGCAATATGCCGATCTCACGCTCGAGGCGTTCCGCAAGCGCATGCGCCTGCATATCGAGGCGCTGAACCATGCCGTGCGCAACATACCGGCCGAGAAGCTGCGCATGCATATGTGCTGGGGCAATTATCCCGGCCCGCATCACTGCGACGTGCCGTTTCGCGACATCATCGACGTGCTCGACCACGCCAAGCCCAGCGCGATCCTGTTCGAGGCCGCCAATCCGCGCCATGCGCATGAATGGCGGATGTTCGAGGAGATCAAGCCGCCCAAGGACAAGGTGCTGATCCCCGGCGTGATCGAATGCCAGTCCAACTACATCGAGCATCCCGAACTGGTCGCCCAGCGGATCGAGCGCTACGCCAATCTCGCGGGCCGCGAGAACGTGATGGCCGGCGTCGATTGCGGCTTTTCCATCCATGTCGGGCAGGGCGGCGTCGATCCCGACGTCGTCTGGAAGAAGCTCGCCGCCCTCGCCGAAGGCGCGCGCCTCGCGTCGAAACGGTTCTGGCACTAG
- a CDS encoding TonB-dependent receptor: MNRTSRRTPRGVAKLLLCGAAFVALATGVTPAFADEQIETVVVTARQRSEDIHDVPAQDTAFTAEQILARGIETPSDFLSSVPNVTFVTTQNAGTSFIVMRGISQARNSEPSAAIVVDGVPMTQPAEFNQELFDIAQIEVLKGPQGALYGRNAIGGAILITTEQPTDEWQSRVTAGYESGPGGKLQGVISGPLADDLKMRAAVSYFNTDGHLRNVDTTDPSARRDADPVKDLNARVSFLYTPTADLTVDLRLSTDILNTRGLYYIVPPFGSPNFNNPNYTAQPINLNNSGFDDRQIYDASLKVSYETGAGQISSITGYSTVREILTGDGYGFNPFGQSNVGFDYGQSQFLDVKTFTQELRFTSPSTGRFRYIAGGQIFATDRYISTGNTYDGTTDSGVQPIYRTPNPQFGLVSFAPQSQISFLADSQNQFAWAFYIDTSTEITDELELSLNARFDSDHRKNTTLTPQEFLDANPITSRAAIPATTGEQRSHTWDAFQPQAILRYTIDPDVNVYASYSRGFRSGGFNQTGVAAAATLAGFDNVGDQFNAETATTYEVGAKTRWFDDRLTLNGSAYITQDHNDYYFVFLASNSTQNLGNIQGVRFMGFDLDATAQITDELSANVGFGYTDSKITKFPGASSALVVGSKAPLVSDYTLNVGLQYEHPLWDGVKAQIRFDDNLIGPTIFVIPVPAAGEAVPIARDPVNLVNLRIGLAADDSNWQVTAWSKNLFDERYNTEYSTGGFLFKGEPISWGIDVTKRF, translated from the coding sequence ATGAACCGGACCAGTCGCCGCACGCCGCGTGGTGTTGCCAAGCTGCTTCTCTGCGGCGCGGCGTTCGTGGCGCTCGCCACCGGCGTGACGCCGGCCTTCGCCGACGAGCAGATCGAGACCGTCGTGGTCACGGCGCGCCAGCGCTCCGAGGATATCCATGACGTGCCGGCGCAGGACACCGCCTTCACCGCCGAGCAGATCCTGGCCAGGGGCATCGAGACCCCCTCGGACTTCCTGAGTTCGGTGCCGAACGTGACCTTCGTCACCACCCAGAACGCGGGCACCAGCTTCATCGTGATGCGCGGCATCAGCCAGGCGCGCAACAGCGAGCCCTCCGCCGCGATCGTGGTCGACGGCGTGCCGATGACCCAGCCGGCGGAGTTCAACCAGGAACTCTTCGACATCGCGCAGATCGAAGTGCTGAAGGGCCCGCAGGGCGCGCTCTACGGCCGCAACGCGATCGGCGGCGCGATCCTGATCACCACCGAGCAGCCGACCGACGAATGGCAGTCCCGCGTCACCGCCGGCTATGAGAGCGGCCCGGGCGGCAAGCTGCAGGGCGTGATCAGCGGCCCGCTGGCCGACGATCTCAAGATGCGCGCCGCGGTCTCCTACTTCAACACGGACGGCCATCTGCGCAACGTCGACACGACCGACCCCTCGGCCAGGCGCGACGCCGATCCGGTCAAGGACCTCAATGCGCGCGTGTCGTTCCTCTACACGCCGACCGCGGACTTGACCGTCGACCTGCGCCTGTCGACCGACATCCTCAATACCCGCGGCCTGTATTACATCGTGCCGCCTTTCGGCTCGCCGAACTTCAACAATCCGAACTACACCGCGCAGCCGATCAACCTGAACAATTCGGGTTTCGACGACCGCCAGATCTACGACGCGTCCCTGAAGGTGAGCTACGAGACCGGCGCGGGCCAGATTTCCTCGATCACCGGCTACAGCACGGTGCGGGAGATCCTCACCGGCGACGGCTATGGCTTCAATCCCTTCGGCCAGTCCAATGTCGGCTTCGACTACGGCCAATCCCAGTTCCTGGACGTCAAGACCTTCACCCAGGAATTGCGCTTCACCTCGCCGTCGACGGGCCGCTTCCGCTATATCGCGGGCGGGCAGATCTTCGCGACCGACCGCTACATCTCGACCGGCAACACCTATGACGGCACGACCGATTCGGGCGTGCAGCCGATCTACCGGACCCCGAACCCGCAATTCGGCCTGGTGTCCTTCGCGCCGCAGTCGCAGATCAGCTTCCTCGCCGACAGCCAGAACCAGTTCGCCTGGGCTTTCTACATCGACACCTCGACGGAGATCACCGACGAGCTCGAATTGTCGCTCAATGCCCGCTTCGACAGCGACCATCGGAAGAACACCACGCTGACGCCGCAGGAGTTCCTCGACGCCAACCCGATCACCAGCCGCGCCGCGATCCCGGCGACGACGGGCGAGCAGCGCTCCCACACCTGGGACGCGTTCCAGCCCCAGGCGATCCTGCGCTACACGATCGACCCGGACGTGAATGTCTATGCCAGCTACAGCCGCGGCTTCCGCAGCGGCGGCTTCAACCAGACCGGCGTCGCCGCGGCCGCCACCTTGGCCGGTTTCGACAATGTCGGCGACCAGTTCAACGCCGAGACCGCGACCACCTACGAGGTCGGGGCCAAGACCCGCTGGTTCGACGACCGGCTGACCCTCAACGGCAGCGCCTACATCACGCAGGACCACAACGACTATTACTTCGTGTTCCTGGCGTCGAACTCGACGCAGAATCTCGGCAACATCCAGGGCGTGCGCTTCATGGGCTTCGACCTCGACGCCACGGCCCAGATCACCGACGAGCTGAGCGCCAATGTCGGCTTCGGCTATACCGACAGCAAGATCACCAAGTTCCCCGGCGCATCCAGCGCGCTGGTGGTGGGATCGAAGGCGCCGCTCGTCTCCGACTACACGCTCAATGTCGGCCTGCAATACGAGCATCCGCTGTGGGACGGCGTCAAAGCCCAGATCCGGTTCGACGACAACCTGATCGGCCCGACGATCTTCGTCATCCCCGTTCCGGCGGCCGGCGAGGCGGTCCCGATCGCGCGCGATCCCGTCAACCTCGTGAACCTGCGCATCGGCCTGGCGGCGGACGACAGCAACTGGCAGGTGACGGCCTGGTCGAAGAACCTGTTCGACGAGCGCTACAACACCGAATATT